The window TTAGTTGGCTATTTTTCAAAGGTATCTTTCTTTAACTTATAATTAGATCTTCAACTtgcagttttttattttttggattttattcattttcaggAAAAAGAATCTCCTGATGGCAACAATGTTGCCTGTATTTTAACTTTACCACCGTTTCAAAGGCAGGGATATGGAAAGCTTCTAATTGCTTTCAGTTATGAATTAAGCAGAATAGAACAGACTGTTGGTAGTCCTGAAAAGCCATTGAGTGACTTAGGAAAATTATCGTACAGAAGCTATTGGAGCTGGATTCTTTTAGAAATCCTTAGAGATTTTCGTGGAACTCTTAGCATAAAGGATTTGAGGTAAcagtacataaaataaaatcatataaaggacaaaaattaaacaaatgtaATAAAACTGAGTGATTGTTTTATGTATAATGTGCAGTCAGATGACAAGTATCTCACAAACGGACATTATATCGACGCTGCAAAGTATGAATATGGTTAAATACTGGAAGGGACAACATGTAATCTGCGTAACACCTAAACTAGTCGAAGAACACATTAAAAGTAGTCAGTATAAAAGACCAAGACTAACAGTGGATAGCAGTGCGCTCAGATGGGGCGCTCCACCTCGGAAAAACGTGAAACCTGGCAAGAAGTAGCAGGAATTGATGGGAATGGTTTTCATTCAATGGTTTTTCTCATCGTGAGATTCACGATTTAACGTGTTTAACAAACACTTGGCAAGGAGTTCTACACGATAGTTTGCAACGACGTTCTCGAGTTTGTTAAACGACCTCTTAATGATGCATTACAGTCTCCACTAGTATGCATAGTAACGTGTCAAATCTCAAACCTGTTTGGAAGATAACACGAATGAGCACGTTGATTTATAGCTTCGTTACTGTTCCGGAGCGTAGAGATAACGAGAGATGTTTCAAGAGTTTTCTTATAGTTCTGCTCTTTTTTTTTGCAGTATGCTATAAAAGAGAAGTGGGATATACAGTGACACAAAATACCATGTATTTATTGATAACGAAAGGATTATTTTAcctttatttgatatttttgacTTGAACGCGCAACTACAGTCTGAAAATATAAACATAGTTGTACGTAATGAGCGTCAATAATACCACGCAGTATTAGTCCGTATTAACGATTTGCTTGTGTAAATTCGTTAATAATAAACAAATGTAATTAAGTTAATAATTTCAGTTAATATTACATTGAaactattaaaaattcaaagttttGCAACAGAAGACTTATGCATTTCCTTCGCCAAATGAATGGCATATTTAGTAGTACCAGGAGCAGTGCATACTCCATATCCTCCGTGTCCATAATTGTGCACCAGCTGTAACACAAAATACTTGGTCAATAATGGAATCTTAACAGATTCATCGAAATAAATTTGTCTGAAACGAACAATAGCTTTAGAATCTTCATTTGTAATCCATTCAGCTTCTACTCTCACGTTCTGCGTTCTGTGAGGCCTCAATCCAACCTCTTCTCTTAAAAGTTCTGCTTTCTTAAGAGCTGGAACAACGTTCTCGCATCTCTCCCGAATTGCTGCAGATTCGTAAGGACAAACTTTCATATTTTCAGAATCAAAGTTTCTTGAACCACCAAGAGTAACGACACCGTTAAAGCCAGGTATAATATATGTATCTACTTCCCCGTAGAAGAATGTTTTCATCCATGGTGCTTTtacctatatatatatttttttttaaggttTACAAATACAGCTGCACGTAGTACGAAACAAATTCTGTGCTAAAAGAAACATACTTTGAGTACTTGACCTCTCATAGAAACCAAGTGTCTATCGTTACACAGAGACCTTGCTCCTAAACCTGtacaattaaaaatcaaattccaATTGAAGGTAAGTTCTTTTAAGGAGTTCAGCTTCCTAACTATGAGTTTGGTTCCATTATCTTGTAGCCTGTAAGGATACGTGTTCTTaacgattattttaaataacaatatcattctataAAGTAATTTTGTTACTGTTTCCGAGCCCATGGAAGATGCAGTTTACATTCAGTAAGGAGAGTTGTGAAAAACGATCCGTATTTCCAAACACCTCCaactaaattaaattcttcCTCTGTAGCTCTCCTGTATATTGGTACTAAATCTTCAATCCAGTGACTCTACGAtgaaacagaaaaaatataaaaataagttgcatttatttttgaaaagaacGAACCTTAACCGTTTCCGGAGAAGAATTTGCGAACATGTAACCGGAAATTGCTGTTATACCAGCAAGTGGAGCTTCTTCAGTTTTTCGAATGTTATCATAATACTCGTAAGAGTTTTGTATCCATTCCCTAAAAAAGTTTATTTGAAAAGTACAAACGTTTAACTAGAATTAGATAAAAGGTGTTATCTATATATGTACTTTGTTATCTTCTCAGTAGGTCCAGAGTACGAGGAGCCAATTCTGAATAGTCCGGCAGCAACATGACTGACAGTATTATCAAAATCAGTAGCGAAAACTGTAACTTGAGCGTTACGTAATTCATTTTGCAACTGCAACGCTGTTGTCAAACCAACTATTCCGCCTCCGACAATGgctactttcattttcttttttctacagTTGACAAAAAACgtttcaaaattccaatcgATTAAAGTAAATATAGACGAACGATACAACACTTGTTAATATTTAACTCGTGTGAGCTACACGCTTAAAGATTATTTCCGCGTTAACAAACAACTCTTATCTACATTGAACGAACTGCCTTTACCGACCTTACTGATTCGTCGTCGACGTAACTTATGGTTTGAAATGAAACACGAGCTTTattaaaagaattatgttttatttgttataaattGGTATCTTTGAAAACGTTGTGGGAATTCAGATAATATGGGCAGTTGAACGTTTCTTACTACAAGACAAGAAGTATCGTTTTCTTTGCCGCGgagtaaaatgaaatgattaatcACTAAACAATGATTGTTTCCAGGATTATGTACAACGAATGTAAGAATTTTGAGAGAATGGTTGGCCTTATGTTTGCCaactaaatatgaaattttgtcCTAGTCGCATCTATACCCGCGTATATACAACCTCcgtttttgtaaataaaatgagCTTGAATAATTCGAAAAGAAACAACAGAGAGAAAAATTGCATCAAGACCCATTTTAAACTATGCCTAAGTTGAAGACAATCGGCATCTATTACATTGaactacaaaattaaaatatacaataataaaattcacctcTTACAAATACCTTACATCTTCAACAATGTAATTACTATTAACAAACTTGATATTTAAGTTCTCAAGTCTCTTGTATAAATTACATTCGTGTCAagtatttcaattttccattgtATCTGATCTCCGTTCGTGTTCTTCTTCGTATCGAAAAATATATAAACGCAACGCGAATTTGTCAAGACGTGGACGCAATGGAACACttgcacacacatacacacacacacgaattcttattttatttcgagAGCGACAATAACCGCGTCGCGAAGAACAAAGCTATTTACAAACAGAGCAACCCCAGTCGATgaaataatacattatttttgCCTAAAGTAAGGTTCAATGATTTCGCATCACTGTGAAATCATCTGTGAAGCCTTTGGCGTGTAACAGGCTGCTCAcgtgtttcttttcttcctcaaaaaaaaaaaaaaaaaaagaaacaaacgttCGCGTATCGTTCATTTAATAAACTTAATCTAGAACATTCTACACGGTAGTAGAATGAtttatctaaaatataaaaaatgacacCTTACGCCTTGCTACAGGGTTGTATGGTATAGTTCAGAGGGGGAGGAGGAACTAAAAGAGGCAATGGCGTAGGTGGTGGTGGAGCTTGAACGGTACTAGAAGTTGCAGGTGTCGTCGATTGAGCTTCACTGGTACGAACAGTAGAATTGTATGCAGAAAGATAGCTTGGCCAGAGATGCGGAGGTGGAGG is drawn from Osmia lignaria lignaria isolate PbOS001 chromosome 14, iyOsmLign1, whole genome shotgun sequence and contains these coding sequences:
- the Daao1 gene encoding D-amino acid oxidase 1; amino-acid sequence: MKVAIVGGGIVGLTTALQLQNELRNAQVTVFATDFDNTVSHVAAGLFRIGSSYSGPTEKITKEWIQNSYEYYDNIRKTEEAPLAGITAISGYMFANSSPETVKSHWIEDLVPIYRRATEEEFNLVGGVWKYGSFFTTLLTECKLHLPWARKQLQDNGTKLIVRKLNSLKELTFNWNLIFNCTGLGARSLCNDRHLVSMRGQVLKVKAPWMKTFFYGEVDTYIIPGFNGVVTLGGSRNFDSENMKVCPYESAAIRERCENVVPALKKAELLREEVGLRPHRTQNVRVEAEWITNEDSKAILVHNYGHGGYGVCTAPGTTKYAIHLAKEMHKSSVAKL